The following are encoded in a window of Impatiens glandulifera chromosome 5, dImpGla2.1, whole genome shotgun sequence genomic DNA:
- the LOC124937857 gene encoding serine/arginine-rich splicing factor RS40-like isoform X1, with protein sequence MRAIFVGNLDFDARMSDVERLFRKYGKTDRVDMKSGFAFVYMEDERDAEDAIRKLDRFEFGRKGRPLRVEWTKEERDSRRSGSSRKSSGNMKPSKTLFVINFDPINTRTRDLERHFETYGKILNVRVRRNFAFVQFEDQEDADRALDATNLSKFMDRVITVEYAVRGDDDDNRRGDGYNNPDRRGGDDGSSPRRRGRSYDRRSPSPSSRRGGGRASPDYGHGGSNLHSRSNPRVVEGGTPPNYERSPRE encoded by the exons aTGAGGGCTATATTCGTTGGCAACTTGGATTTTGATGCCCGCATGTCTGATGTCGAACGACTCTTCAGAAAATATGGCAAGACTGATAGGGTGGATATGAAGTCTG GATTTGCATTTGTCTATATGGAGGACGAACGGGATGCAGAGGATGCTATTCGGAAATTGGATAGGTTTGAGTTTGGTAGAAAGGGCCGTCCACTTCGTGTTGAGTGGACTAAG GAAGAACGTGATTCGAGAAGGTCTGGAAGCTCAAGGAAGTCATCGGGTAACATGAAACCTTCAAAAACCTTGTTTGTGATAAACTTTGATCCAATAAATACCAGAACAAGGGATCTGGAGAGGCACTTTGAAACATATGGGAAAATATTGAATGTGAGGGTCAGAAGGAACTTTGCGTTTGTCCAGTTTGAAGATCAGGAAGATGCCGACAGAGCATTAGATGCAACAAACTTGAG CAAGTTCATGGATCGAGTCATTACAGTCGAATATGCTGTTCGCGGCGATGATGATGATAACAGAAGGGGGGACGGTTACAACAACCCAGATAGAAGAGGAGGAGATGATGGTTCTTCTCCAAGAAGGAGGGGAAGAAGCTATGATAGGCGTTCTCCCAGCCCATCTTCCCGAAGGGGTGGAGGAAGGGCTAGCCCAGACTATGGACATGGAGGCTCAAACCTACATTCAAGATCCAATCCAAGAGTAGTAGAAGGAGGAACTCCTCCAAACTATGAAAGAAGCCCCCGAGAATGA
- the LOC124937856 gene encoding F-box protein PP2-A13-like translates to MGSNTSACLSSSSDYPSLNLKLGDIPESCISLILTHLDPPEICQFARLNCAFHGASSADFIWELKLPSNYRYIIEKLSDEGFELDGLGKKELYGRLCRFNPFDGGTKEVWLDKKTGGVCLLISSKGLSITGIDDRRYWNYIETDESRFESVAYVQQTWWFEVAGEIEFKFPKGNYSLFFRLHLGKKVSKKRLGGGGRRVCNMEHVHGWDIKPVKLEVKTGDGQETVSMRFLDDPGNWVRYHAGDFIVGRSDQMTKIKFWLRQIDCTHTKGGLCVDSVLICPTTYY, encoded by the exons ATGGGTTCTAATACCTCTGCGTGTCTTTCCTCTAGTTCCGATTATCCATCTTTAAACCTAAAATTGGGAGATATTCCAGAGAGCTGCATCTCTTTGATTCTTACCCACTTAGACCCGCCGGAGATCTGCCAATTCGCAAGGCTTAATTGCGCTTTCCACGGCGCCTCGTCTGCCGATTTCATCTGGGAGTTGAAGCTTCCGTCTAATTATCGATATATCATTGAGAAACTATCCGACGAAGGATTCGAACTAGACGGATTGGGGAAGAAGGAGTTGTATGGAAGACTGTGTAGGTTCAATCCCTTTGATGGCGGCACaaag GAAGTTTGGTTGGATAAGAAGACGGGTGGGGTTTGTTTGTTGATATCTTCAAAGGGTTTATCAATTACAGGAATAGATGACAGGAGGTACTGGAATTACATTGAAACCGATGAATCTAGGTTTGAGAGTGTTGCATATGTTCAACAGACATGGTGGTTTGAAGTGGCCGGAGAAATTGAGTTTAAATTTCCAAAAGGAAACTATAGTCTGTTCTTCAGGCTTCATCTAGGGAAGAAGGTGAGTAAGAAGAGGctaggaggaggaggaagacgTGTCTGTAACATGGAACACGTTCATGGCTGGGACATAAAGCCGGTGAAACTTGAGGTGAAAACCGGCGACGGACAAGAAACAGTTTCGATGCGTTTTTTAGATGATCCAGGAAACTGGGTTCGTTACCATGCCGGCGATTTCATAGTGGGTCGGTCTGATCAGATGACAAAGATCAAGTTTTGGTTGAGACAGATTGACTGTACTCATACTAAAGGTGGACTTTGTGTCGACTCTGTTCTCATTTGCCCCACCacctattattaa
- the LOC124937857 gene encoding serine/arginine-rich splicing factor RS40-like isoform X2: MTISEPLAGFAFVYMEDERDAEDAIRKLDRFEFGRKGRPLRVEWTKEERDSRRSGSSRKSSGNMKPSKTLFVINFDPINTRTRDLERHFETYGKILNVRVRRNFAFVQFEDQEDADRALDATNLSKFMDRVITVEYAVRGDDDDNRRGDGYNNPDRRGGDDGSSPRRRGRSYDRRSPSPSSRRGGGRASPDYGHGGSNLHSRSNPRVVEGGTPPNYERSPRE; this comes from the exons ATGACTATATCAGAGCCATTGGCAG GATTTGCATTTGTCTATATGGAGGACGAACGGGATGCAGAGGATGCTATTCGGAAATTGGATAGGTTTGAGTTTGGTAGAAAGGGCCGTCCACTTCGTGTTGAGTGGACTAAG GAAGAACGTGATTCGAGAAGGTCTGGAAGCTCAAGGAAGTCATCGGGTAACATGAAACCTTCAAAAACCTTGTTTGTGATAAACTTTGATCCAATAAATACCAGAACAAGGGATCTGGAGAGGCACTTTGAAACATATGGGAAAATATTGAATGTGAGGGTCAGAAGGAACTTTGCGTTTGTCCAGTTTGAAGATCAGGAAGATGCCGACAGAGCATTAGATGCAACAAACTTGAG CAAGTTCATGGATCGAGTCATTACAGTCGAATATGCTGTTCGCGGCGATGATGATGATAACAGAAGGGGGGACGGTTACAACAACCCAGATAGAAGAGGAGGAGATGATGGTTCTTCTCCAAGAAGGAGGGGAAGAAGCTATGATAGGCGTTCTCCCAGCCCATCTTCCCGAAGGGGTGGAGGAAGGGCTAGCCCAGACTATGGACATGGAGGCTCAAACCTACATTCAAGATCCAATCCAAGAGTAGTAGAAGGAGGAACTCCTCCAAACTATGAAAGAAGCCCCCGAGAATGA